In Diaphorobacter ruginosibacter, the genomic stretch TGCTGGCGTGCTGAGACAGCCGCTCCACCAGGGCCGGAAAATCGACCAGCACCTCATCCATGCGCTGCCTGAGCTTGCGCACGCCGCGCACCACCAGCAGGTTCTCCTTCACGGTGAGCGAAGGAAACACGTTGGCCACCTGCGGTACGTAGGCCAGACCGGCATCGAAGCGGTCCTCGGCGGACAGCTTCGTGATGGCCTTTCCATCCAGCGTGATCTCGCCATGCACGCGCGGCAGCAGGCCGAGCAGGGCCTTCACCAGCGTGGACTTGCCCGCCCCATTGGTGCCTGCGATGGTGACGATCTCTCCCGCTTTCACACGCAGGTCGATGCCGTGGATGATGTCCACCTCCGAATAGCCGCCACGCAGCTGCTTCAGCTCCAGCAGATTGCCTTGCTGCAACGAACTCATACCACTCCTCCCATGTACGCCTCCTGGACGCGCGGATCGTCCAGCACCGAGTGCGGGTCGCCTTCGGCCAGAATGCGCCCGCGGTCCATCACGATCATGCGGTTGGACAATGCCTTGAGCGCCTGCAGGTGGTGCTCGATCACGATGAACGCGATGCCCTGCGCGTTGAGCTGCCTCACGCGCTCGCAGATCTCCTCGATGAGCACCGGATTCACGCCCGCGAAAGGCTCGTCGAGCAGGATGCAGCGCGGATCGAGCATCAGCACACGGCCGAGCTCCACCAGCTTCTTCTGGCCGCCCGAGAGGCCTCCCGCCTTCACGTCCCGCACGCGCGCAAGATTGAGAAACTGCAGGATGCCATCGGCCTTCCTCGCGAGCTCCACCTCGTGGTTGCGCAGGCTGCGGGTCGAGAGAATGCCGTTGAACAACCGTTCGCCCGCAGGATTGGGCGCCGCCACCATCAGGTTCTCGTGCACCGTGAGCGACTTGAACTCGCGCGGCACCTGGAACGTGCGCACCAGCCCAAGGCGCGCGCGGCGATAGGGGGCCATGCGCGTGATGTCGTGACCCTCGAACTGGATGCTGCCTTCATCCGCGGGCTGCTGGCCGGCGATCGCCGCGAACAGCGTGCTCTTGCCCGCGCCGTTGGTTCCGGCAATGCCCAGGATTTCCTTGTCGGCCAGTTGCAGCGACACACCGTCGACGGCCCTGAAGCCACCGAACTGCCGCGTGACCGAGTTGACTGTCAGCATCATTGCGATTTACCCCCGGAGTCGCCCCCAAACATGCCATTGGGCCGGTACAGCGTCACCAGAATCAACGCCAGGCCCACCGCGGCAAGACGCAGGCTGGCCATGCCGACTTCGGAAACGCCCGGAATCCAGTCTTTCACGAAGCGCGAGCCTTCGAGGAACACCATGAGCAGGAAGGTGCCGAACAGTGCACCGCGCACGCTGCCCGTTCCGCCCATGACCAGCCCCATCCACACATAGAACGTGATGAGCGGAATGAACTGCTCCGGCGTGATGAAGGTGATGAAATGCGCATAGAACGCCCCAGCCATGCCGAACAGGGCTGCCCCCAGCATGAAGATCTGCACCTTGAACCAGGCGGGATCCTTGCCCAGCGCCGACAGCGCGGCCTCGTCGTCGCCGATCGCGCGCAGCAGGCGTCCGAACGGGCTGCGCGCAAGGCGCACCGTGCCCCACACCACCAGCGCCGTGATCAGCACCAGCACGGTGAAGATCGCCACATCACCCCAGGGCGACGGCCAGCCGGCAAACAGCTTGGGCAGGCCCGGCAGGCCCTGCACGCCCTTGGTCAGCCATTCCTCCTGCTGGATGGTGATGCGCACGGCCTCCGAGAAGCCCAGCGTGACGATGGCCAGGTAGTCGTCGCGCAGGCGCAGCGACAGCAGGCCGATGGGCAGCGCGAGCACGGCCGACACCAGCATCGCGGCAATGAAGCAGACCACCAGTGGCACGCCCTGCAGCGACAACAGACCGGAGGCGTAGGCCCCCACGGCGAAGAACGCCACGACGCCGAAGTTCACGAGGCGCGTGAGGCCGAACTGGAGATTCAGGCCCAACGCCAGCAGCGCATAGATCAGCGCGATGATGCCGATGGCACACAGATAAGCAATCATCGCGTCTCACCTCACCAGTTGAATGCGGCCCATGATGCCCGCGGGCCTGAGCAGCAGCACGAGCGCCAGCACCGCGAACGACAGCACCAGCTTGTACGAGGGTCCGAGCAGCGGCACGGAAAGCTCCTGCGCCACGCACAGCACCAGCGCGCCGAGCACGGCGCCGATCGGGCTTCCGATGCCGCCGAGCACCATCGCGGCGAACGCGGGAATCAGGAATTCCCAGCCCATCTCGGGCATCACGATGGCCTTCATGCCAAGCAGCACTCCGCCCGTTGCGGAGATGGCCCCCACCAGCAGCCACATGGCCAGCATCAGCCCCTTGGCGCGGATGCCGCTGGCACGCGCGAGATCGGCGCTGTCGGAGACCGCACGCAACTGGCGACCAAAGCTGGTCTGGTAGAGCAGCACGAACACGACGGCCAGCACCACGAGGGCGATGGCGGCGATCGCCAGATCGGTCGGCAGGATGCGGATGCCGCCAAAGTTCCAGGCTCGCATCAACGGCATGTCGAAGGTGCGCTGGTCATGTCCGGCAAAGAACCCGATCAGGCTGCGCAGCAGGAACCCGAGACCGATGGCCGCCAGCATGGAGGACACCATGGGCCGCCCCGCGAGCTTCCTGAAGATCAGCTGATAGGAACCGGCCGATACCAGCGCGGTCACGGCCGCACTGGTCAGCGCGGCGAGCCACAGGGGCATGCCGAGCAGCAGCTGGCAGACCACCGCGCCATAGGCGCCCAGCGTCAGGAAGTCGCCGGTCGCGGCGTTGGGAAAACGGTTGACGCCCATTACCAGCGTCATGGAAAGCGCCGGCAGTGCCACCACCAGCCCTTCGATCAACCCGTTGATGATCAGGTTTGCAATATCTATCCAGGTCATTGGCTCAATTCGTTCGCAGCCCAGGAAAGCCGCAGTGCCCGCAATCGGACGCCGCGGCCGGCGAATTCACCGCGTGGTGAACACGGGAAAGGCTCAGGCGGCGATCGAGACGACGTCGCGGCGCACCAGCTGGCCCTTCTCGATCACGTAGACACCGAAATCGGGCGTCACGTCGCCGAACTTGTCGAAGTCCAGCTTGCCCGATGCGCCCTCGTAGTTCACCTTGGCCTTCTTCGCAAGCTGGGCCTTGCCTTCGGCGAACGTGCCCACGGCATTGCCCGGAGGGTTTGCCACGTCGCGCAGCTTCGCGTTGATCTGCGCCACGCTCGCGCCGGGGCCCGCAGCCTCCATCGCCAGGCCCAGCGAGACCACCATGTCGTAGGTCATCGATGCATAGATGTTCGTCGATGCCGGCTTGCCCGTGGCCTTGGTGTAGGCCGCGTCGAAGTGCGCGTAGGCGGCGCTCTTTTCATTGGAGACCGTGTCCACGGAAATGATGCCCTCGCAGACCTCGGCGCCCAGTGCCTTGATGAGGTCTGGATTCGCGGCCCAGCCCGGAATGACCCACTTGGTCTCGGCACCGGACTGGAACCATTCACGCAGGATGATGGTGGTGTCGGGCAGGTAGGAGCCCATCACGATCACATCGGGCTTGGCGGCCAGGATCTTCTGCAGCTCGCTGCGGTAGCTCGGGCGGTTCGGCTCGTAGGTGACGTGGGCCACCACGTTGCCGCCGCGCTGCTTCCACACGCGCGTGAAGCCTTCCACGTTGCCCAGGCCCGATGCGTTGTTGAACGCCATCGTGGCCGGGCGCTTGAAG encodes the following:
- a CDS encoding ABC transporter ATP-binding protein, with amino-acid sequence MSSLQQGNLLELKQLRGGYSEVDIIHGIDLRVKAGEIVTIAGTNGAGKSTLVKALLGLLPRVHGEITLDGKAITKLSAEDRFDAGLAYVPQVANVFPSLTVKENLLVVRGVRKLRQRMDEVLVDFPALVERLSQHASNLSGGERQQLAFARALMPSPRIMVLDEPTAALAPSLVGKVFEMVQKLPSQGVAVLMVEQRARQALQISQHGYILDQGRSVLDGNAQELLNDERMAQLYLGNH
- a CDS encoding ABC transporter ATP-binding protein — its product is MMLTVNSVTRQFGGFRAVDGVSLQLADKEILGIAGTNGAGKSTLFAAIAGQQPADEGSIQFEGHDITRMAPYRRARLGLVRTFQVPREFKSLTVHENLMVAAPNPAGERLFNGILSTRSLRNHEVELARKADGILQFLNLARVRDVKAGGLSGGQKKLVELGRVLMLDPRCILLDEPFAGVNPVLIEEICERVRQLNAQGIAFIVIEHHLQALKALSNRMIVMDRGRILAEGDPHSVLDDPRVQEAYMGGVV
- a CDS encoding branched-chain amino acid ABC transporter permease → MIAYLCAIGIIALIYALLALGLNLQFGLTRLVNFGVVAFFAVGAYASGLLSLQGVPLVVCFIAAMLVSAVLALPIGLLSLRLRDDYLAIVTLGFSEAVRITIQQEEWLTKGVQGLPGLPKLFAGWPSPWGDVAIFTVLVLITALVVWGTVRLARSPFGRLLRAIGDDEAALSALGKDPAWFKVQIFMLGAALFGMAGAFYAHFITFITPEQFIPLITFYVWMGLVMGGTGSVRGALFGTFLLMVFLEGSRFVKDWIPGVSEVGMASLRLAAVGLALILVTLYRPNGMFGGDSGGKSQ
- a CDS encoding branched-chain amino acid ABC transporter permease: MTWIDIANLIINGLIEGLVVALPALSMTLVMGVNRFPNAATGDFLTLGAYGAVVCQLLLGMPLWLAALTSAAVTALVSAGSYQLIFRKLAGRPMVSSMLAAIGLGFLLRSLIGFFAGHDQRTFDMPLMRAWNFGGIRILPTDLAIAAIALVVLAVVFVLLYQTSFGRQLRAVSDSADLARASGIRAKGLMLAMWLLVGAISATGGVLLGMKAIVMPEMGWEFLIPAFAAMVLGGIGSPIGAVLGALVLCVAQELSVPLLGPSYKLVLSFAVLALVLLLRPAGIMGRIQLVR
- a CDS encoding ABC transporter substrate-binding protein encodes the protein MQRRNFVKLSGVAAALQAVPSIGFSQTGETFRIGSLTPITGAGSPYGTGMQQAIRIAVDEINAAGGAGGRKLELFTEDSQTKPDAAVLAAKKLIEVNKVQAVLGTWASGVSLAVLPLTDAANIIQMNVSGAPTISTLDTKDLVWRFQATNDRFGIAFAEICKKYGFKRPATMAFNNASGLGNVEGFTRVWKQRGGNVVAHVTYEPNRPSYRSELQKILAAKPDVIVMGSYLPDTTIILREWFQSGAETKWVIPGWAANPDLIKALGAEVCEGIISVDTVSNEKSAAYAHFDAAYTKATGKPASTNIYASMTYDMVVSLGLAMEAAGPGASVAQINAKLRDVANPPGNAVGTFAEGKAQLAKKAKVNYEGASGKLDFDKFGDVTPDFGVYVIEKGQLVRRDVVSIAA